GCTGCCCGCCCAGAAGATTTGCTGATCGTGGTGCGCGCCGGCAGCGAGGCTGACGCCAGCGGCGCGCTGGCACAGGTGGATGAATTGCTCAAGCAGCGCAGCAGCGGCGGCGCTAACCAAGCCTTCCGCCCGCGCAGTCTGGCTGCGGGGGTCAAGAACCTGCCCGCCGCCGAATGGGTGCTGATCTCAGTGCCCGGCCGCTACGCCGCCAAGGTGGCGCACGAAGCGCTGGACAGCGGCAAGCATGTATTCCTGTATAGCGACAACGTTGAGCTGGAAGACGAAATTGCGCTCAAACAGCGCGGCGCCGAGTTGGGCCTGCTGGTAATGGGCCCAGACTGCGGCACCGCCATCATTAACGGCGTGGGCCTGGGCTTCGCCAACCGCGTGCGCCGCGGGCCGATTGGCCTGGTGGGCGCATCCGGCACTGGCTTGCAAGCTGTGACGGTGGGCATCCACAACTATGGCGGCGGCGTATCGCAAGCCATCGGCACGGGCGGGCGTGACCTCAAAGCGGAGGTCCGCGCGGCCAGCATGCTGCAGGGCTTGCGCTACCTGGCCGCCGACGAGGCTACGCAGGTGATTGTGCTCATCTCTAAGCCGCCCGACGAGGCCACGGCGGCCCGCCTGCTGAGCGAAGCGCAGACGGCAGGCAAGCCGGTTGTAGTGTGCTTCATTGGCTTTGCCGCCCCGGCTGAGCAGATTGGCAATGTGCATTTTGCCCAAGGGCTTGATTCGGCGGCACGTATCGCTGTGGGGTTGAGCACCGGAGCCATCACCCCCCCAGTCATCGAGCGGCGCACAGGTTATCTGCGCGGCCTGTTCTCCGGCGGTACCTTGGCCTACGAAGCGCTCAATGGTCTGCAGAATTTCCTGCACCCTATCTATTCGAATGTAGCCATCCGTAGCTCACAGAAGATGGCCGACCCGCTGCACAGCCAGGCGCACACCATCATAGACCTGGGCGAAGATGTTTTCACCGTGGGCCGTCTGCACCCGATGATGGACAACGACCTGCGCCTGCGCCGCCTGAAGCAAGAAGTGGAAGACGCCGAAACTGGCCTGGTGCTTCTGGACGTTGTGCTGGGTGAAGGCTCGCATGCCGACCCCGCTGGGGAGCTGGCCGCGGCCATCGCAAGCCACCGCAAAACGCGCTCAGACATTGAGTTTGTGGCTTTAGTCGTCGGCACGGACGAAGACCCCCAAAACACGGACGAGCAAATCCAAAAACTGGAGGCGGCTGGCGCTCGCATCTTCCGCGAAACGACGATGGCGGTGGACTACATTGCGGCGCGCTTGGCCGCCACGCCCAGCGCCACTGGCAAGGCTTTGCAGCCCTTTAGCGAGCCGCTGGCCGCCATCAACGTGGGCGTGGAGAGCTTCTTTGACAGCCTCAAAGCGCAGGGTGCAGACGCGGTGCAAGTGGATTGGCGACCGCCCGCGGGCGGCAACGAAGCACTGGCCAGTATTTTGGAGAAAATGAAAGGCAGGTAGCTAGTGAACAGTAACGAGTGACTAGTGAGCAGTACATAGCCCGCTAGCCTGATCACTGTTCACACATCACTGCTCACTACACTGGAGTGCAAATGATAGATATTGCAAAAGCGAATCAAACCGCCGTCTCCCGCATGATGGAGGCGCGCCCGATACTGAAAGGCGTTACGCCGGCCAAAGACGTCATCCCGGGCATGAAGCCGAATCTGCTGCTGCACGCCGGCCCCCCCATCGAATGGGCACGCATGTCTGGCCCGTTGCGCGGAGCGGTCATCGGCGCGCTGATCTTTGAAGGACTGGCCAAGACGGAGCAAGAGGCTGTGGCGCTGGTGGAAAAGGGCGAGATTGACTTTGCGCCCTGCCATCATCACGACACCGTTGGCCCCATGGCTGGCGTGACCTCCTCCTCCATGATGGTTTACATCATCGAGAACGAGACCCACGGCAACAAGGCCTACTCCAACCTCAACGAAGGCTATGGCAAGGTGCTGCGCTATGGCGCCTTCAGCGAGGAAGTGATTGCCAAGCTGCGCTGGATGAACGAAAGCATGGGGCCGTTGCTGGCCAAAGCCATTGAGGCCAGCGGCGGCATTGATATCCGCGCCCTGCTGTCCGAGAGCTTGCACATGGGCGACGAGGGCCACAACCGCAACAAGGCTGGCTCCATCATCTATACCGCCAAGCTGGCACCGTGGATTGCCAAGGTGGTCGCTGACAACGAGGTGGAGTCTGAGGTGCTCAAGGCGCTGGGTGACAATGCACTCAGCGTACTGAATCCCGTCATGGCGGCCTGCAAAGCCATGTCAGCCAGCGCACACGGCATCGAGGGCAGCACGATGGTGACCACGATGGCGCGCAACGGCACCGACTTCGGTATGCGTGTCAGCGGCCTGGGCGAGCAATGGTTCACCGCCCCCGCCGAGGTGCCGGATGGCCTGTACTTCCCCAGCTTCACCAGCAAGGATGCCAATCCAGACATCGGCGACAGCACCATCACGGAGACAGCGGGCATCGGCGCCTTCGCCATGGCGGCAGCGCCAGCCATCGTCACCTTCGTGAGCGGTACGCCGCAGGATGCGCTCAACGCCACGCTGGAGATGTACGAGATCACCATCGCCGAGCACAGCCACTTCACCATTCCGCAACTGGAGTTCCGCGGCACGCCGACCGGTATCGACATCCGCAAGGTGGTTGAGCTGGGTATCACGCCGCGCGTCAACACCGGCATCGCCCACCGCGAAGCGGGCGTGGGCCAGGTGGGCGCTGGTTTGGTACGCCCGCCGATGAAGATTTTTGAAGATGCGTTGGTGGCGTACGCGGAGCGCTACAAACTTTAAAGAGCCAGCAAGTCATCTAGTCTGTTGGTCGACCAATTGACCAGATGACTAAGCAACTATCAGACTGCTAAAAAACTAAGGAGAACTTATGAAAATCCACGACTTGTCCCAGCCCCTCAACCAAGACGCCTCGTTCTGGCCGTTCTACCCCCCGTTTGAAGTCAAGTACATCAAGCGCAAGGCCGAGCACGGCGTGAACGCGCAGTACATCATGACCAGCAATCATATGGGCACCCACTTGGATGCGCCGCGCCACTTTGTCACCAACGGCAAGACGATTGACCAGTTGCCGCTGGATTGGCTGTATGGCGAAGGCGTGATTGTGGATCTGAGCAGCCAGCTGGACGACCTGGATGTGTTCACGCCCGAGATGATCGAGAAGACCGCCGAGGTCAAGAACGGAGATATTCTCTTCATCCACACGGGCTGGCACAAGTATTCCTTCTTCAGCCCAGAGGGTGACGAAGAGCGTTACATCCAGCGCCACCCCGGCCCGCACCACAGCATCTGTGAGTGGCTGCTGGACAAGAAAATTCACCTGTGGGGCGTGGACATGATTTCCACTGACCACCCCATGAACCTGCCCATTGGCCGCTTCCTCGGCAAAGGTGGTTTGGAGCACTGGGCCAAGGTGCGCAAACTCGTGGAGAAGAAACTAGGCGGCTCTGAGAAGGTGGACGAAATGTTCCCTGCTGAGGCTTACCAGCTCACCCACAATGCGCTGTTCCCGCATGACTGCTTCCATGTGGAGAACCTGGGTGGCGAGATTGGCAACCCGGCGTTGCACAACAAGCGCCTGATCCTGGGCGCCTTCCCGTGGAAGTTCCAGGGTGGCGAGGCTGCCTTCTGCCGCGCCGTGGCTTTCACCCAAGAGTAGTATGACCACGCGGTACTTCGGCCAACGCATAAAACGCAACGAAGACCCCCGCCTGCTCACCGGGCGGGCGCTCTTCGTTGATGATGTAGATTTGCCGGGCATGGCGCACATCGCTTTTGTGCGCAGCCCGTACGCGCATGCGCGCATCAAATCCATTGATGCAACCGCGGCACGCGCCCTGCCCGGCGTCATCGCCGTGTACACGGCCGAAGACTTGGGTAGCTTCTGGCGCACCGGCGTGCTCAACGTTGGCCTGCCACCCATCAAGAACGCCTACCTCAACGAACGCATGCACCCCATCCTGGCCAAGGACAAGGTGCGCCATGTGGGCGAAGTCATCGTATGCATCGTGGCTGAGACGCGCTACATTGCTGAAGACGCCGCCGGGCTGGTGCTGGTGGATTACGAAGCGCTGCCCGTGCACATTGACCCGCGCAAAGCGTTGGAAGCTGGCGCGGCGCTGATTCATGATGACCTTGAGAACAACATCGCCGCTCACGTA
The DNA window shown above is from Anaerolineales bacterium and carries:
- the fdrA gene encoding acyl-CoA synthetase FdrA; translated protein: MSVTKSEVRPGVYYDSVVLMQLQRKLAALPGVEDAGVVMATPANLELLADSNLLEAAGKAARPEDLLIVVRAGSEADASGALAQVDELLKQRSSGGANQAFRPRSLAAGVKNLPAAEWVLISVPGRYAAKVAHEALDSGKHVFLYSDNVELEDEIALKQRGAELGLLVMGPDCGTAIINGVGLGFANRVRRGPIGLVGASGTGLQAVTVGIHNYGGGVSQAIGTGGRDLKAEVRAASMLQGLRYLAADEATQVIVLISKPPDEATAARLLSEAQTAGKPVVVCFIGFAAPAEQIGNVHFAQGLDSAARIAVGLSTGAITPPVIERRTGYLRGLFSGGTLAYEALNGLQNFLHPIYSNVAIRSSQKMADPLHSQAHTIIDLGEDVFTVGRLHPMMDNDLRLRRLKQEVEDAETGLVLLDVVLGEGSHADPAGELAAAIASHRKTRSDIEFVALVVGTDEDPQNTDEQIQKLEAAGARIFRETTMAVDYIAARLAATPSATGKALQPFSEPLAAINVGVESFFDSLKAQGADAVQVDWRPPAGGNEALASILEKMKGR
- a CDS encoding DUF1116 domain-containing protein; translated protein: MIDIAKANQTAVSRMMEARPILKGVTPAKDVIPGMKPNLLLHAGPPIEWARMSGPLRGAVIGALIFEGLAKTEQEAVALVEKGEIDFAPCHHHDTVGPMAGVTSSSMMVYIIENETHGNKAYSNLNEGYGKVLRYGAFSEEVIAKLRWMNESMGPLLAKAIEASGGIDIRALLSESLHMGDEGHNRNKAGSIIYTAKLAPWIAKVVADNEVESEVLKALGDNALSVLNPVMAACKAMSASAHGIEGSTMVTTMARNGTDFGMRVSGLGEQWFTAPAEVPDGLYFPSFTSKDANPDIGDSTITETAGIGAFAMAAAPAIVTFVSGTPQDALNATLEMYEITIAEHSHFTIPQLEFRGTPTGIDIRKVVELGITPRVNTGIAHREAGVGQVGAGLVRPPMKIFEDALVAYAERYKL
- a CDS encoding cyclase family protein: MKIHDLSQPLNQDASFWPFYPPFEVKYIKRKAEHGVNAQYIMTSNHMGTHLDAPRHFVTNGKTIDQLPLDWLYGEGVIVDLSSQLDDLDVFTPEMIEKTAEVKNGDILFIHTGWHKYSFFSPEGDEERYIQRHPGPHHSICEWLLDKKIHLWGVDMISTDHPMNLPIGRFLGKGGLEHWAKVRKLVEKKLGGSEKVDEMFPAEAYQLTHNALFPHDCFHVENLGGEIGNPALHNKRLILGAFPWKFQGGEAAFCRAVAFTQE